AGATAATGGCATTGAGGTAATATAAGCCCGAAGACAAGCCCGTTTATGCGCCCTCCTCCGGCATGGTGCTGCTATAAATTCAAGGCTAAACAGATCGCCGACGAAGGGACCGTAGCTTTCGCTCGACGCCGATGAGATAGAAAAGGCAGGAGGGGAAGATAACGGCGTTAAATCAGTGGGTGTATTATGATGCTcggaggtggtggtggtgatgaccCCTTCGGCTGCCGGATGGCGATGCTGGCGGTCGGATTCCAGCCTAATCCGCCGGCGGCGGAGATGCTCAGCACGAGCGGCGGAGGGGAGAGAAGGATGAGTTATCCGGCGAGGGGGAAGGAGGATAGGGTTCTGCAATGGAGTCAGCAGGAGACGCGGGATTTGATCGCCGTCAGGGCGAAGCTGGAGCAGGGCTTCCCAGCGGCGCGAGGAAACAAGACGCTGTGGGAGGCGGTGGCCGCCGCGATGAGGGAGCGAGGGTACTTTAGAACGCCGGATCAGTGCAAGTGCAAGTGGAAGAACCTCACCAATCGCTACAAGGTctagccttcttcttcctcttcctttttcCCCCCTTTTGACTCTCTTTGGGATCTCGATTGGATTTCGGAAGTTAGGGTTTTGAAGTAGGACTAAATTGTTTAATCTCTCCTCCTTATTGCTTGTCATCTTCGCCTGGTTTGAATCTGATTGCATTTCTTCAGGTATATTGTAGTGATCCGATCCCACGGATTGCTTTATCATCAtcaaaattagattttgaaagggCTCGACTTTGGCGGATTGTTCGTCGCAAATTTAGGGCTAGACATTATTTCCAAACTGAAGATCTATTTTACCTGAGTTTTGAATTCTTGAATTGGTTTTTGTTCTCAGACAGCCAATCCCGAGGCCCGTCATCAGCAATGCCCTTTCTACGACGAGCTACATGCCGTGTTCGCGGAGCAGGCCAAGAACACGCGGCGGCTCCTCGACGAGTCTGAGTCCGGCGCCTCCCAATCAAACAAGAGACTCAAGAAGGTGACAGGAGAGCGATTCGTCGACGAATTATCCGGCGAGGGCGAAAACGAAAACAGCAGCGACGGCGAACGCCTTCCGAAGAGGGAAAGGAAGAAGTCCGGAAGCAGAGCGGCAGCCCGGAAGTCGATGGATAAAGCCGGAGCGGCCGGCCTCGAGGAGGTCCTTCGGGAGCTGCTGCAGCAGCAGCGTCGGATGGATGCGGAGTGGCTGGCGGCGGCCAAGCGGCGGGCGGAGGAGAGGCGGGCGATGGAGCAGGAGTTGCGGGAGGCGATAGGGAGGCTAGAGAGGGAGCGGGTGATGCTGGAGACGGCGCAGCGGGAGCGGGAGGAGCAGAGAAGGGCGAGGGAGGAGAGTCGGGCGGAGAAGCGGGAGGCATTGCTCGCTTCTCTGCTCGATAAGCTCGTCAA
This genomic stretch from Zingiber officinale cultivar Zhangliang chromosome 7A, Zo_v1.1, whole genome shotgun sequence harbors:
- the LOC121999824 gene encoding trihelix transcription factor GT-3b-like, with amino-acid sequence MMLGGGGGDDPFGCRMAMLAVGFQPNPPAAEMLSTSGGGERRMSYPARGKEDRVLQWSQQETRDLIAVRAKLEQGFPAARGNKTLWEAVAAAMRERGYFRTPDQCKCKWKNLTNRYKTANPEARHQQCPFYDELHAVFAEQAKNTRRLLDESESGASQSNKRLKKVTGERFVDELSGEGENENSSDGERLPKRERKKSGSRAAARKSMDKAGAAGLEEVLRELLQQQRRMDAEWLAAAKRRAEERRAMEQELREAIGRLERERVMLETAQREREEQRRAREESRAEKREALLASLLDKLVKDDD